Below is a genomic region from Geoglobus acetivorans.
GTTCTTTCAGAAAATCGTAACCATCTGAGTATATAACCTCCACATTTGTCCCCCTGAATTTTTCCTCAAGCCGTGAAACCAGTTCTCCATCCACCTCAACCGCATAAACCTTGTGGACATATCTCGAAAAGAATTCTGCCACCCTTCCTGTTCCACTACCTATGTCAGCAAACACCCAGCTCCTGCCCGGCATTAACTTTGAAAACACTATGCCAATGACCTCATCCTTCGTGAACTTTCCTTGATTAAGTTTACTTTCCATTGGAACAAGAAAATTTGACATTGTATTAAAGCATTGCCTTTTGGAGTCGAAAATGTTCGGGATAACAAATAAAGCCTGGAGGGAGAACATACCGCCATGAACGAAACAAAATGGCGTTCATTCATTATTGAGCATTACAGAAGGTTCTTTCAGGTCTTTTTCTTCACTCTTGCAACATATTCATGGGTAAGGCTTTACCTCTTCGTCAAGCATTTCGACGCTGGCTGGCCCTACGTGAGCAGACCTGTATCAATCGAAGCTTTTTTACCAATTGGTGCACTCGTATCATTAAAAAATCTGATCGTAAACCATTACATTGATCCAATCCATCCGGCAGCTCTTGTAATATTTCTTTCAATAATACTATCAGCGGTACTTCTGAAAAGAGGTTTTTGCGGGTGGGTATGTCCGGTCGGATTCCTCTCGGAGATGGTGAGCCTCGCAGGAAAGAAGATTTCAGGGAAAAACCTCAGGGGATTCAGTTATGCCAGAATCATAAAATACCTGCTTCTGCTGTTCTTCCTTTATCTCATCCTCCCGATGAGACCAGAAGAGCTTACAGCGTTCATCTTTTCGCCATACTGGGCGATAGCAGATGTTAAACTGCTGGATTTCTGGCTTAAGCCAGGAACCTTGACAATTGCTGTTACTGCACTGATAATCATTCTAACCCTTTTTGTCAGAAACTTCTGGTGCAGATTCCTGTGCCCTTACGGAGCCCTACTCAGCATTCTATCATACCTATCGCCGGCAAGAATTGAAAAAACCGATTGCACATATTGCAGAAGATGCGACGAAGTATGCCCCTCGTTTATCGAGATAAGTGAGAGGGAATCGGTCAACGGTCCGGAATGCATAATGTGCCTGGAATGCGTTAAAACGTGTCCTCATGATTACCTGTCTCTTAAAGTGGCGGGGAAAAGCATGAGCAGGTTCATATATCCTCTGACGATTGTCGCCATGCTGTTCGGGTTCTTCATAATTGCAAAGCTGAGCGGCCACTGGGACAGCATTCTGACCTACGAGGACTACAAAAAGTTGCTTGCACTGAGAGAGTTCATAGGACACTGAACCACAATTTTTTAAATGCAGTGACGTAATGAAGCTGTGCTGTTCGTTGTCGGAGTTGGACTCAAGAAAGAACATCTCACGGACGAAGCAAAAAAAGCAATTTCAAGAGCTGAGAAGGTTTATGGAAGCGAAAGAGCGTTAACAATTGCCAAAGAGTGGGTTAAGGGAAAAGCGACTGTTTTGAAGAGGTTCGATGAAGACGTTTACAGAAAAATCGAACGTGAAGGTGCAGAGAGAGATGTTGCTGTTCTCTCAACGGGTGATCCGATGGTTGCAGGCCTGGGCAGATTTTTCAAAGATGCAAAAATAATCCCCGGGATTTCGAGCGTTCAAATTGCACTTGCAAGGGTTAAGGCTGACATCTGCGATGTGAGCGTTTTCAATGCCCACAGCCAGAATCCAGAATTTTTGGGGCAGAGAAACATGCTGATCCTGACAAGAAAGGGTGTCCAGCTTGACTTTCCAGGAAAAAAGATGGTGATACTCGAAAATCTCGAAAATGAAAATGAGAAGATTTATGAAGTCCAGGACTCCTTTACCGCTGAGGAGAATTACACAATCGTCTTTGTGAGGGTGAAAGAATGAAAAGGGGTTTGATTATCGTCGGACACGGCAGCAATCGGCCCCACTATGCCGAAGTTATGGCAGAGCATAAGAAGAGAATCCAGAGCTTTGGCATATTCGATGAAGTCGAGATAGCCTACGCCACGGGAGACAGAGAACCCACACCCGATGCAGTTGTCAGAGAAATGCAATCGGAGTTGATTTTCCTCGTTCCAATGTTTCTATCCTATGGGTTGCATGTAACGAAAGACCTGCCAGCGTTCTTCAACCTCGACGAGGGAAGGGGAGTGAAAGTCACGGAAATGGATGGCAAGAAGATTGTCATCTGCGAACCCATCGGCGAGGATACGTTCATAACCTACGCCATTCTCAACTCCGCATTCAGGGCAGGAGGTCAGCAACATCTCCAACAATGAACAGTACCGGCCCTTTGAAATCCCTCATTTTTTCACCTATGTTCTTCAATCTTCCCTTAACGATCCTCTGAGTATCCAGAGTGCCGTTCTCGATTGCAACGGCAGGTTTATCGGGGCTGATACCAATTTCAATCATCCTCTCCGCAACGCTCTGGATGCTATCCCTCCCCATCATGACCACAAACGTTCCTCCCAATATCGCCTCAATCCCGAAATCCTCTCTTCCCGAAAGAACTGTGAGTGATGAAATCCCCCTGGCAGTCAGAGGAATTCCGGCAAGGACAGGAACACCATTCAAAGAGCTTACTCCGGGAATTATTTCAAACGGTATTCTGTTCGCCTTCAGAAAGAGAATTTCGTCCGCAAGCCTGCCAAAAATTCCGGGATCCCCTCCCTTCAGCCTCGCAACAGTCTTCCCCTCAAGCGCATATTTTTTCATCATTTCGTTTATTTCTTTCTGCCTTTTCTCCCCGTTACCATC
It encodes:
- the cobA gene encoding uroporphyrinogen-III C-methyltransferase: MRGFVYIVGAGPGDPELITLRGLKALEKADVILYDALIDEGIFELVDCENKELVYAGKRKGDGNGEKRQKEINEMMKKYALEGKTVARLKGGDPGIFGRLADEILFLKANRIPFEIIPGVSSLNGVPVLAGIPLTARGISSLTVLSGREDFGIEAILGGTFVVMMGRDSIQSVAERMIEIGISPDKPAVAIENGTLDTQRIVKGRLKNIGEKMRDFKGPVLFIVGDVADLLP
- the cbiE gene encoding precorrin-6y C5,15-methyltransferase (decarboxylating) subunit CbiE produces the protein MLFVVGVGLKKEHLTDEAKKAISRAEKVYGSERALTIAKEWVKGKATVLKRFDEDVYRKIEREGAERDVAVLSTGDPMVAGLGRFFKDAKIIPGISSVQIALARVKADICDVSVFNAHSQNPEFLGQRNMLILTRKGVQLDFPGKKMVILENLENENEKIYEVQDSFTAEENYTIVFVRVKE
- a CDS encoding rRNA adenine N-6-methyltransferase family protein is translated as MESKLNQGKFTKDEVIGIVFSKLMPGRSWVFADIGSGTGRVAEFFSRYVHKVYAVEVDGELVSRLEEKFRGTNVEVIYSDGYDFLKEHEVDGVFFGGTRDIERMIDVCRANRIAVNCARMDVALRVAEKLKEKGMFEEIVLASISKSYELAGGMAFKSYNPVFVVVGHALRS
- a CDS encoding 4Fe-4S binding protein; protein product: MNETKWRSFIIEHYRRFFQVFFFTLATYSWVRLYLFVKHFDAGWPYVSRPVSIEAFLPIGALVSLKNLIVNHYIDPIHPAALVIFLSIILSAVLLKRGFCGWVCPVGFLSEMVSLAGKKISGKNLRGFSYARIIKYLLLLFFLYLILPMRPEELTAFIFSPYWAIADVKLLDFWLKPGTLTIAVTALIIILTLFVRNFWCRFLCPYGALLSILSYLSPARIEKTDCTYCRRCDEVCPSFIEISERESVNGPECIMCLECVKTCPHDYLSLKVAGKSMSRFIYPLTIVAMLFGFFIIAKLSGHWDSILTYEDYKKLLALREFIGH
- a CDS encoding sirohydrochlorin chelatase, giving the protein MKRGLIIVGHGSNRPHYAEVMAEHKKRIQSFGIFDEVEIAYATGDREPTPDAVVREMQSELIFLVPMFLSYGLHVTKDLPAFFNLDEGRGVKVTEMDGKKIVICEPIGEDTFITYAILNSAFRAGGQQHLQQ